ATTTTTGAGGAAGCAAAATAAATCAAGGTCTTGGCATGTTTTGTGAAATGTAAAACGAAAACTTAGAATCAAGCATAATTCGGTCTATTGAGCCAAAAGGAAAAAGCTCAAGGAACAATTTGGTATCAACATACATCTTGGAACGGATCATCTCAGGGGGTGCTTAAATACCTATATTTGCTTCTATGAAATGAGAGTGGAAGCTTCTAGCGGGTCAGATGCACGTTAGAACTGGCACACGATACTATCAGTCTTCAACTGGTTACCTCGCCGACTACGATAATAAACCTCAGCTGCCATCTGTTGAAGAACAGTTTTCCTATCCCTTTGAGTTGCAACTTTGTCGCTGTACCTTTTGAATACAAGACCACATCTACAACTAATAAGCAGTACCTTGTATTTTGAGAAAAAAATAAACCTTCTAAGACGTTTTTGAAACTCTAGACCAAATGATTAAACATGAAGTAATAGCTCATAATTACAATTTTGAGGTTGCTAGTGACACATGCCATGTGGTACCTACCTACGAAGACGTTGTATTTTGAGGAAACAGAACAAATCAAGGTCATGTCCTGTTTTGTCAAAGGTAAAAAAAAGCTTAGACTCTAGCTAGCCTAAGTCCGTCAAGCACGTTCAAAATGTCCTAGTAGGAGAACAAAAAGGAAAATGGTCAAGGTGCAATTTCAGATCAACATACAACTAGTAACTGATCATCTCAGGGGGTGGTTAAATATCTATATTTGCTTCTATGAAATGAGAGTTGGAGCTGCTACGGGAAGAATGCATGTCTGAACAGGCACATGATACTACCAATCTTCAATTTTTCTTTATTCCGATGAAAAAATATACACAAATGGTTTCAATGTTAATAGAGCATGCATGAAAAGCTTTATCTCAAACTTCTGTCTGATTGCCAGCGACAGGCCACTGACGTTGAACACTCTACTCGTCCGGACTTGGTGCGGGATGCCTTGAGCTCAACGTTGTTTACATATAGACAACTAATAAGAAGTACCTTCGATTTTGAGAAAGTAAAATCCACCTTCTAAGATGTTTTTGaaaatctaggtcaaatttttaaACACTAAAAAATAGCTCATAATTACAATTCTGCGGTTGCTAGTTACACGTGTCGTGTGGAACCTATGAAGACGTTGATTTTTGAAGAAGCAAAACAAATCATGGTCTTGTCCTGTTTTGTCAAACGTACATCAAAATAGACTCTAGCCTAATTCAGTCTATTGGGCCAAAAGGAAAATGGTCAAGGAACAATTTCAGATAAACCTAGATCTTGTAAGTGAGCTTCTTAGGGGCTACTTAAATACCTATATATGCTACTATAAAATGAGAGTGGAAGCTCCTAGCGGGTCGGATGCACTTTAGAATTGGCACATGATATTATCAATCTTCAACTGGTTGCCTCGCCAACTATGATGATAAACCTCAGCAGCCATCTATTGAAGAACAATTTTCCTACCTCTTTGAGTTGCAACATTGTCGATGTACCTTCTGAATTCCAGACCACATCGACAACTAATAAGCAGTACCTTGGATTTTGAGAAAATAAAAGCAACCTGTTAAGACATATTTAAAACCCTAGATAAAAAGATAAAACATTGAACAATAGATCACTCTAGATCAATATTCAACTTTAATTTATTCCGATAAAAAATTATACTACACAATTGGTTTCGATGCTAATGGGACATGACGAGCTTTATCTCAAACTTCTGTCCGATTGCCAGCGACAGGCCACTGACGCTGAACACTCCACTCGTCTGGGACTTGGTGCGGGTTGCCTTTAGCTCAACGTTGTTTACATAGACAACTAATAAGAAAATCCTTGGATTTTCAGAAAATAAAATCAACCTTCTAAGACGTTTTTGAAACTCTAGGTCAAATGGTAAAACATTAAAAATAGCTCATAGTTACAATTCCGATGTTGCTAGTTACATATGCTGTGTGAAACCTACGAAGACGTTGATATTTGAGGAAGCAAAAGAAATCAAGGCCTTGTCTTGTTTTGTCAAACGTAAAACAAAATAGACTCTAGCCTAATTCAGTCTATTGGGCCAAAAGGAAAAAGGTCAAATAACAATTTCAGATCAACATACATCTTGTAAGTGAGCGTCTTAGTCTTAGGGGCCACTTAAATACCTATATTTGCTTTTATGAAATGAGAGTAGAAGCTGCTAGGGGGTCGGATGCACGTTAGAACAGTCACACGATATTATCAATCTTCAACTGGTTGCCTCGCCAACGACGATGATAAACCTCAATTGTCATTTGCTAAAGAACAGTTTTCCTACCCCTTTGAGTTGCAACATTGCCGATGTACCTTCTGAATACCAGCCACATCGACAATTAAATAAGCAGTACCTTAGATTTTGAGAAAATAAAATCAACCTGTTAAGACATTTTTAAAACCCTAGATCAAATGATTAAACATTAAACAATAGATCACTCTAGATCAATATTCAACTTTTATTTATTCCGATAAAAAATTGTACTCCACAATTGGTTTCGTTACTAATGGGACATGACAAGCTTTATCTCAAACTTCTGTCCGATTGCCAGCGACAGGCCACTGATGCTGAAGACTCCACTCGTCCGGGACTTGGTGCGGGCTGCCTTGAGCTGCACGCTGTTTACATAGATAGTGAAGCTCTTTGGTGCGGACGGCAGCCCCATGAAGACCACCTTGCCGATGACCTGCGCCCGACTCGGCGCGTATGAGTTCTGAACCACATGTGAACTCACCTTGGTGGTGACCATGCCTTTGCTTTCCTCCCTGTCGCAGCTGAATCTCACCAGGGTCCAACTGCCTCCCACAGCGCCCATCTCCGGCGAGTCGCCGTCATCCAAGAACAGCTCCCCACTGGCCGTCCCATTCTCCGCGAGCGCCACAAGGAGGTGGAACTCGCTTTGGCGTGCAGCGGACGTGGTGAGGTCGGCATGCTGCAGTAGTAGGATGTTGCCGCCGGCCAGGTGCGCGTTTGCCAAGTCCGCTGGCGCCGGGAGGGTCACGCGCTTGCCGACCTTCATGGTGTAGGCGAGGGAGTAGTCGTAAAGACTGAACCACCGGCCGGCCGGGAAATAGGCGTCCACGGTGGTGGCGCCGGGCTGTAGCACCGGAGAGACAAGCACGCCGCGGCCTAGCATGAACTGCCTGTCCACGCCATAGGTGTCGGCATCCTGCGGGTAGGAGAAGAAGAGTGGCCGCGCGATGGGCGCCCCCGTCATGTGCGCCTCGTACATTAGCGTGTACATGTAGGGCAGTAGCCGATAGCGCATCCCCAACGCTTTCCTCGCCGACCGTGCCGTCGGCTCCCACACATAGAGCTCTCGCCGGAGGGTTGTCTTCTCTGCGTGGGCCCTGGCGAACGGGTAGAATGCGCCAAGCTGAATCCAGCGGCTGCAGAGCTCCTGGGTGGTGTTGCCGTTGAAGCCACAGATGTCGGCGCCCATCATTGGGATGCCGAAGAGGCCAAAGTTGAGGATGGTGTTGATGGATTGCGCAAGCTCGTCCCACCGCGCGACATTGTTGCCGGCCCAGTGCGCGGCGTAACGGCCGGAGCCGACAAAGGTAGAGCGGCTGAGCACGAAGGGGCGGCGTGTGGTGTCCCTGAGCAGCCCGGCGTGCGTGGCCTGCGCCTGGAGGAGGCCGAAGAGATTGTGCGCGTCGTACTCGGACACGCCGTTGTAGTGCACCGTTGAGACCGGCACAGTCCTGTAGTTGATGGGAAGGTGGAAGCCGGAGTTGTTGATGCGGTAGGGCGGGTCGTCCAACTGATTGAGAGGCTGCCACTGCTTGAAGTTGGAGGGCTCGTTAATGTCGCACCAGAGCCCATCCACAGGGATGGTCCGCCGAAACTCAGAGATCTTTCGTGCCCAGTACTGGGTGCTACGTGGGCTCATGAAGTCCAGGAAGTAGACCTCGCCTGGCCACGCCTCGCCTACCAGGTTGGCGCCGTTTCGCTTGAGGAACAAGTCCTCGTGAGGTGCTGCTTGCCGTTTGATAGCCGGGTGTACGGTGACCACGTATTTCTGGCCATTGTTGTGGAGCCGGTCCACGAATGGCCGGAGCTGCTTGGACGGGTAGTTCACCGGATCCAGCGTGAAGTCCTGGTAACCGTCCATGTAGTCGATGTCCGACCAGATCGCCTCCAGTGGGATCCTGGCCTTGGCGTAGCCGGCGACCACGCCATCCAGATCAGCCACGTTCTTGTAGCCATACCTAGACTGGTGGAACCCTACAAGTGCAAGATCGAGTGAGCGTAGCAGAGCAGAGCCAGCATATATATGGATATATGCCTACCAAGAAGGTACTCGTACCGAATGACCAGTAGGGCATGGGGGCAGGGCGGCCGATGAGCTGTGTGTACTGGTCCACGACGTCGAGCGGGGAGGGACCGACGAAGAAGTAGAAGTCTAGCACGCCACCGATCACCTTGTAGGTGACGTAGGATCCGCCGTACAGTATGTCCATCCCATTGCTGTTCAGGAGGAGCACGCCATGCGCGGCACCGCCGGAGCGCACGTCCATGTAAAACGGGTGCGAGCCATAGAGGTTGAGGTCCGGTTGGTCGGACCACGTCACGTCCCCGTTCCACAGCGTGAAAGTGTCATTGTGTTGTAGCCGGAACGTCTGTTTTTTCTGCTCGCCGAGCCCATACAGGGATGCTCGGTCAGCCGGCAGCGCCGATGTCACCTCCAAGTACCTGCATTCCAATTTCATGCCCATCGTTCACTTGCTACTTACAGACCATGGTATTGTTCTACATCGATCTAACTCTTGCGGATCAACTAAGCTACACTAGATAACATTGCAATGGAACACTTGTAACATACCGGTCCTTGAAGACAAGGTTGGCGGAAGTGTCAAAGAGGGTGTCCCCGGTGGAGCGACGGGAGACCGTGAAGCGGAACGGGCTGGGGTGGATGGTGAAGGTCAGGTCGGAAGACACGCTGGACATGGTGCTGTTGCTCGGCATGGATGGATTGCCTGGTGAGTCGAGCAAAACGTCCTTTGGTTCTGGCCCTGGTGCCGGGCGTGGGATGACGTCTTGGGGGACCTCCCATCGCCGATGGTCAGCATCGGTGATGCGCACGCGTAGCCGGCTATCCGTCTCAAGACTGCCGTCATGACACAAAATTAAGAATCTATGAGCAAGAACCAACTTATCTAGCTACTTGGATGAAACGAAATTACATCAAACCCACTCACCTTGCAGTTAGGACGAGACTCTTCACATCAGGCCCAAATTCCGTCGACCCGCCGACGAGCTTCAGCTTGGCCGACAGCAGCTTCCCCGACCGAGCGGTTGACTCGATGTCATAGACTGCACTGCAATGATGGACAAGGAGGCAGATGAGGATGGTGAGGAGCACGAAATGATGAGTGGATGGCAAGCCAGTCGCCATGAGTGGATGGTGCGTGCAACACAACTGATGTCTAGCATATGACGCACACTCGGGGTTATATAGGCCAGCAATCATCTGAAATGTTTGGAAAGTTTTCAATACATGCCTAGGATTACCTCCAGATAGATAGGCTATACGAGCCAGTACTAATTCAAAGCTTTCAAAGTGAAGAGTTATCGCTTCATCCAAATGAAGAAGTAATTAGTTTTTACTTGCTAAAGAAGGAAAATAATTAATGCAAACAAA
The window above is part of the Triticum aestivum cultivar Chinese Spring chromosome 2A, IWGSC CS RefSeq v2.1, whole genome shotgun sequence genome. Proteins encoded here:
- the LOC123186538 gene encoding probable alpha-glucosidase Os06g0675700; this encodes MATGLPSTHHFVLLTILICLLVHHCSAVYDIESTARSGKLLSAKLKLVGGSTEFGPDVKSLVLTASLETDSRLRVRITDADHRRWEVPQDVIPRPAPGPEPKDVLLDSPGNPSMPSNSTMSSVSSDLTFTIHPSPFRFTVSRRSTGDTLFDTSANLVFKDRYLEVTSALPADRASLYGLGEQKKQTFRLQHNDTFTLWNGDVTWSDQPDLNLYGSHPFYMDVRSGGAAHGVLLLNSNGMDILYGGSYVTYKVIGGVLDFYFFVGPSPLDVVDQYTQLIGRPAPMPYWSFGFHQSRYGYKNVADLDGVVAGYAKARIPLEAIWSDIDYMDGYQDFTLDPVNYPSKQLRPFVDRLHNNGQKYVVTVHPAIKRQAAPHEDLFLKRNGANLVGEAWPGEVYFLDFMSPRSTQYWARKISEFRRTIPVDGLWCDINEPSNFKQWQPLNQLDDPPYRINNSGFHLPINYRTVPVSTVHYNGVSEYDAHNLFGLLQAQATHAGLLRDTTRRPFVLSRSTFVGSGRYAAHWAGNNVARWDELAQSINTILNFGLFGIPMMGADICGFNGNTTQELCSRWIQLGAFYPFARAHAEKTTLRRELYVWEPTARSARKALGMRYRLLPYMYTLMYEAHMTGAPIARPLFFSYPQDADTYGVDRQFMLGRGVLVSPVLQPGATTVDAYFPAGRWFSLYDYSLAYTMKVGKRVTLPAPADLANAHLAGGNILLLQHADLTTSAARQSEFHLLVALAENGTASGELFLDDGDSPEMGAVGGSWTLVRFSCDREESKGMVTTKVSSHVVQNSYAPSRAQVIGKVVFMGLPSAPKSFTIYVNSVQLKAARTKSRTSGVFSISGLSLAIGQKFEIKLVMSH